The Thalassophryne amazonica chromosome 13, fThaAma1.1, whole genome shotgun sequence genome window below encodes:
- the epcam gene encoding epithelial cell adhesion molecule: MWIIVVLAALVAVASSQSCSCRTMKWATCEPDPCVCTLLLGNNEKQVLNCDKMVPKCFLMKAEMFRLKKGQRAVGKPVEHAFVDNDGIYDPDCESDGTFKAKQCNGTDTCWCVNSAGVRRTDKGDANLKCEKLVYTHWLRFQMKHKELPKAIDQSKLKDAIANAISERYDNFNKSLVENVEYDPDGRVIVVDVKKEIGDRTTDLTHMAYYLEKDIKDLPLFKDQAKFEPAVNGQNLAMEDVLVYYVDEEPPTFTMKALTGGIIAVIVVVVLLVVVGLLLLFFLNRRQNMQQKQYAKAEPREMEAM; this comes from the exons ATGTGGATTATTGTGGTTCTGGCCGCCCTGGTTGCGGTAGCCTCCTCTCAGAGTT GTTCTTGTAGGACTATGAAGTGGGCCACCTGTGAACCTGATCCATGTGTATGTACCCTGTTGCTCGGTAACAATGAGAAACAAGTGCTGAACTGTGACAAAA TGGTCCCCAAGTGCTTCTTGATGAAGGCTGAGATGTTTCGACTGAAGAAGGGTCAACGTGCGGTAGGAAAACCAGTAGAGCATGCTTTTGTGGACAATGACGGCATCTACGACCCAGACTGTGAGAGTGACGGCACATTCAAGGCCAAGCAGTGCAATGGCACCGACACATGCTGGTGCGTTAACAGTGCAGGTGTTCGTCGTACTGACAAGGGAGACGCCAACCTCAAGTGTGAAAAGCTGGTCTACACACA CTGGCTTCGTTTTCAGATGAAGCACAAAGAACTGCCAAAGGCAATTGATCAGTCAAAGCTGAAGGA TGCCATTGCAAATGCCATAAGCGAACGTTATGACAACTTTAACAAGTCACTGGTGGAAAATGTCGAG TATGACCCTGATGGTCGTGTGATAGTGGTGGATGTGAAGAAGGAAATTGGGGATAGGACTACAGATCTGACCCATATGGCCTACTACTTGGAGAAAGAC ATCAAGGACCTGCCTCTCTTCAAGGACCAGGCAAAATTTGAGCCTGCTGTGAATGGTCAAAACTTGGCCATGGAGGATGTCCTGGTGTACTATGTGGATGAGGAGCCCCCAACTTTCACCATGAAGGCACTGACAGGTGGAATCATCGCTGTTATTGTAGTGGTGGTGCTACTTGTGGTTGTCGGCCTGCTTCTCCTG TTCTTCTTAAATAGGAGACAGAACATGCAGCAAAAGCAGTATGCCAAAGCAGAG CCAAGAGAGATGGAGGCCATGTGA